In one Zobellia galactanivorans genomic region, the following are encoded:
- a CDS encoding TonB-dependent receptor plug domain-containing protein gives MNKVLFLLIFLCTQVVFSQEVTVLDFDTREPISNVAIYNYDRTKTALTDFDGKVDLKVFGVDERITFRHLSYQLGRTTKAQIQRHGDRFFLSMKAEELDEVVMSVSKWEQQKKDIPNKIAVINARDIAFTNPQTSADLLQSSGKVFVQKSQLGGGSPMIRGFATNRLLLSVDGVRMNNAIFRGGNLQNVISIDPYTIQNTEVIFGPGSVIYGSDAIGGVMNFYTKKAEFSTSDSLSFSGGAKYRFASANSENTFHFDFNLGKRKWAFLTSASYNDFGDLKMGAHGPESYLRKNFVGSLNGTDVLLPNENPKKQTPTGYSQLNLMQKIAYTPNNTWEHKLGLHYSETSDYARYDRLIRPNKAGDGLRSAEWFYGPQKWFMGNLQMSKRGKGIFYDGLKITTAYQHFEESRNDRDFGDLLRYTTEEKVDALSANVDFENKKIGDLRLYYGGEYIFNKVGSTGEQVNIETKELVEGASRYPDGATWQTLAGYVNGEYRAKPNFTLLSGLRYSHVWINAVFDKTFYPFPFDDAMLDNGALTGSIGFSWFPKADLQITLNGSTGFRAPNLDDVGKIFDSEPGAVVVPNPDLEPEYAYNVELGVQKNFNDRVVLKSAAFYTYLVDALVRRDYKFNGEDAIMYNGELSSVQAIQNAAKAYVYGLEFGAEVFFGDKLSAVANLTLTEGIEEEDDGTESPGRHVAPTFGDLHFIYKGQKLTADLFLNYNGEISYGDLATSERSKTYIYAVDEEGNPFSPSWYTLNLRAQYAITNALKTSLGVENITDQRYRSYSSGIVAPGVSLVLGVDYRF, from the coding sequence ATGAACAAAGTTCTGTTTTTGCTTATTTTTTTGTGTACCCAAGTTGTCTTTTCCCAAGAGGTAACGGTCTTGGATTTTGATACCCGTGAACCTATTTCCAATGTGGCCATATATAATTACGATCGAACGAAAACGGCATTGACCGACTTTGACGGTAAGGTAGACTTGAAGGTGTTCGGGGTTGACGAACGTATTACCTTTCGGCACTTGAGTTATCAACTCGGAAGAACTACAAAAGCCCAGATACAAAGGCATGGAGACCGATTTTTTTTGAGCATGAAGGCCGAAGAGCTTGATGAGGTGGTGATGTCGGTGTCGAAGTGGGAACAGCAGAAAAAAGATATTCCCAACAAGATTGCGGTCATCAACGCCCGTGATATCGCCTTTACTAACCCACAGACTTCGGCAGACCTGTTGCAAAGCAGTGGAAAGGTATTCGTTCAAAAGAGTCAATTGGGGGGAGGGAGCCCTATGATACGGGGCTTTGCTACCAACCGCTTGTTGTTGTCGGTAGATGGGGTACGTATGAACAATGCCATTTTTAGGGGAGGGAATCTGCAGAATGTAATCTCCATTGACCCATACACCATACAGAACACTGAAGTTATCTTTGGTCCGGGCTCTGTAATTTATGGTAGTGATGCCATAGGCGGGGTAATGAATTTTTATACCAAAAAGGCCGAATTTTCAACCTCCGACAGTCTTTCGTTCTCAGGTGGGGCCAAGTATCGTTTTGCTTCGGCCAATTCTGAGAATACCTTTCATTTCGATTTTAATTTGGGAAAAAGGAAGTGGGCGTTTTTGACCAGTGCTTCCTATAATGATTTTGGTGATTTAAAAATGGGGGCCCACGGTCCGGAATCCTATCTTAGAAAAAACTTTGTCGGCAGCTTGAACGGTACGGATGTCTTGCTTCCTAATGAAAATCCTAAAAAACAAACCCCAACAGGCTATAGTCAACTTAACCTAATGCAAAAAATAGCCTATACACCTAACAATACTTGGGAGCACAAGCTTGGGCTACACTATTCCGAAACCTCCGATTACGCTAGGTACGATCGCTTGATACGCCCGAATAAGGCAGGTGACGGACTTCGGTCGGCGGAATGGTTCTATGGGCCACAAAAATGGTTTATGGGCAATTTGCAGATGAGCAAAAGGGGGAAAGGTATTTTTTACGACGGATTAAAAATAACTACTGCCTACCAACATTTTGAGGAGAGTAGAAATGATCGTGATTTTGGAGATCTGCTACGTTACACCACCGAAGAAAAAGTAGATGCCCTTTCTGCGAATGTCGATTTTGAAAACAAGAAAATCGGAGACCTTCGCTTGTACTATGGAGGGGAATATATCTTCAACAAGGTCGGGTCAACGGGAGAGCAGGTAAATATTGAAACCAAGGAGCTGGTCGAGGGCGCTTCGCGCTATCCCGATGGCGCCACTTGGCAAACCTTGGCCGGTTATGTGAACGGGGAGTATAGGGCAAAGCCTAATTTTACCCTTTTGTCGGGCCTTAGGTACAGTCACGTCTGGATCAATGCCGTTTTCGACAAAACCTTCTACCCCTTCCCTTTCGATGATGCAATGCTTGATAATGGGGCATTGACGGGAAGCATCGGTTTTAGTTGGTTCCCAAAGGCCGATTTACAGATTACCTTGAACGGCTCTACCGGTTTTAGGGCGCCGAACCTTGACGATGTAGGCAAGATATTTGACTCGGAACCTGGGGCGGTAGTGGTGCCCAATCCCGATTTGGAACCGGAGTATGCCTATAACGTGGAACTGGGGGTACAGAAAAACTTTAATGACCGGGTGGTGCTTAAAAGTGCCGCTTTTTATACCTACTTGGTAGATGCATTGGTACGAAGGGACTATAAGTTCAATGGGGAAGATGCCATTATGTACAATGGGGAACTCAGTAGTGTGCAGGCCATACAGAATGCCGCTAAGGCCTATGTATACGGGCTTGAGTTTGGGGCTGAGGTGTTTTTTGGGGATAAGCTCTCGGCCGTGGCCAACCTTACGCTTACGGAGGGTATCGAAGAGGAAGATGACGGTACGGAATCTCCGGGAAGGCATGTGGCACCTACTTTCGGCGATTTGCACTTCATTTACAAAGGCCAGAAGCTAACGGCCGATTTGTTCCTGAATTATAATGGCGAGATTTCCTATGGTGATTTGGCGACTTCCGAAAGAAGTAAAACATATATCTATGCGGTCGATGAAGAGGGCAATCCTTTCTCCCCTTCTTGGTACACCCTCAATTTACGCGCACAGTATGCTATTACCAACGCATTAAAAACTTCCCTTGGAGTTGAAAATATTACGGATCAGCGTTATCGTTCATATTCTTCGGGTATTGTGGCGCCAGGTGTTAGCTTGGTATTGGGAGTCGACTATCGGTTTTAG
- a CDS encoding cystathionine gamma-synthase — MGEKTLKFNSKTIHGGQQPDKAYGAVMPPIYQTSTYAQTTPGGHKGYEYSRSANPTRTALENSLASIENGTYGLAFASGLAAIDAVIKLLGPGDEVVSTNDLYGGSYRLFKQIFEKYGIKFNFVGMQDTDTIEAAITGNTKLIWVETPTNPMMNIIDIKAVAAVAKKHNVLLAVDNTFATPYLQTPLDLGADIVMHSATKYLGGHSDVVAGALVVKNKELADQLYFIQNASGAVCGPMDSFLILRGIKTLHVRMQRHCENGEAVARYLENHPKIEKVYWPGFESHPNHEVAKSQMNGYGGMISFVTKGSSYEEAIKIVERLKLFTLAESLGGVESLAGHPASMTHASIPKEEREKSGVVDALIRLSVGIEDKDDLIADLEQAIG; from the coding sequence ATGGGCGAAAAAACGTTAAAATTCAACAGTAAGACAATACACGGAGGGCAGCAGCCAGACAAGGCCTATGGCGCCGTTATGCCTCCTATTTATCAAACATCTACCTATGCACAGACCACTCCTGGTGGACATAAGGGCTACGAGTATTCGCGAAGTGCCAACCCCACCCGAACGGCATTGGAGAATTCATTGGCCAGCATTGAGAATGGCACCTATGGTTTGGCCTTTGCAAGTGGCTTGGCGGCTATTGATGCCGTTATAAAATTACTTGGCCCGGGTGATGAGGTGGTTTCAACAAACGACTTATACGGGGGAAGCTACCGATTGTTCAAACAGATATTCGAGAAATATGGCATAAAATTCAATTTTGTCGGCATGCAAGATACCGATACCATCGAAGCGGCCATTACAGGAAATACGAAGTTGATATGGGTCGAGACCCCGACCAACCCTATGATGAATATTATAGATATTAAGGCGGTGGCCGCAGTTGCCAAAAAACACAATGTGTTGTTAGCGGTAGATAATACATTTGCCACACCGTATTTGCAGACTCCCTTGGATTTGGGGGCGGATATCGTTATGCATTCCGCGACCAAATATTTAGGCGGGCATAGCGATGTGGTCGCAGGGGCCTTGGTCGTTAAGAACAAAGAACTGGCAGACCAACTTTATTTCATCCAGAATGCTAGTGGGGCGGTATGTGGACCTATGGATAGCTTTTTGATTTTGAGAGGTATAAAAACATTGCATGTGCGTATGCAGCGCCATTGTGAGAACGGCGAAGCCGTTGCGCGATATTTGGAAAATCATCCCAAAATCGAAAAGGTGTATTGGCCCGGTTTTGAGAGCCACCCCAACCATGAAGTCGCCAAAAGTCAAATGAACGGATACGGGGGCATGATTTCCTTTGTAACAAAGGGCAGTAGTTATGAGGAGGCTATAAAGATAGTTGAGCGGCTTAAATTGTTCACCTTGGCCGAATCCTTGGGAGGGGTGGAGAGTTTGGCAGGACATCCGGCCAGTATGACCCATGCGAGTATACCCAAAGAAGAACGGGAGAAGAGCGGGGTGGTCGATGCTTTGATCCGCTTGAGTGTGGGTATCGAAGATAAGGACGATTTGATAGCCGATTTGGAGCAGGCTATAGGATAA
- a CDS encoding DMT family transporter, with amino-acid sequence MSRRTLAILAAIGATIIYALNHTIAKGVMPNHVQPFGFIMLRVIGASILFWSVSFFGPKEKIEKKDYPRMFICALLGMGLNMLVFFKGLSLSTPINSAVLITTTPIIVVLLSAVLIKEKIIPQKMIGILIGLLGALGLIFFGTELRADAPNIPLGNFLIFMNSVFYGSYLIGAKTLIAKYHPFTFMKWLFTIGIFICLPFGYHELMAIDWPNLPFEALWKIAFVVLGTTFCTYLFNIFALTQLKASTLSAFVYIQPLIGILFAVATGQDKLTTLKILAGCLVFLGVYLASKKPKPNPLEP; translated from the coding sequence TTGAGCCGGCGCACACTAGCCATATTGGCCGCCATCGGCGCAACCATAATCTACGCCTTGAACCATACGATTGCCAAAGGGGTAATGCCGAACCATGTACAGCCCTTTGGGTTTATCATGTTGCGGGTCATTGGCGCATCAATATTGTTTTGGAGCGTTTCCTTCTTTGGCCCCAAGGAAAAGATTGAAAAAAAGGATTATCCGAGAATGTTCATCTGCGCGCTTTTGGGCATGGGCCTCAATATGCTGGTGTTCTTCAAGGGCCTTTCTTTATCTACCCCTATCAATAGCGCTGTCTTAATCACCACCACACCGATTATAGTGGTATTGCTCTCGGCGGTTTTGATCAAGGAAAAAATCATACCCCAAAAAATGATAGGTATCTTGATAGGCCTTTTAGGCGCACTTGGACTTATCTTTTTCGGAACGGAACTAAGAGCGGACGCCCCCAATATTCCCTTGGGAAATTTTCTGATTTTTATGAATTCGGTATTCTACGGTTCATACCTGATCGGAGCAAAAACCTTAATTGCCAAGTACCACCCCTTTACCTTTATGAAATGGCTTTTTACCATCGGCATATTTATCTGTCTTCCGTTCGGATATCATGAACTTATGGCCATAGACTGGCCCAACCTACCTTTTGAAGCCTTGTGGAAAATTGCATTTGTAGTTTTAGGAACTACATTTTGCACCTATCTGTTCAACATTTTTGCCTTGACCCAGTTGAAAGCCTCTACCCTAAGTGCCTTTGTATACATTCAACCCTTAATAGGCATACTCTTTGCGGTGGCCACAGGGCAGGACAAACTTACGACACTTAAAATACTCGCTGGTTGCTTGGTATTTTTAGGCGTATACTTGGCCAGTAAAAAACCTAAACCAAATCCCTTGGAGCCTTAG
- a CDS encoding acyl-CoA thioesterase: MYLKEFEIRWSDVDANRHLANSAYLNFMSHTRMSYLTEIGFSHRTLLEREIGPVVFYEHMYYFKEAFPGKPVKVSMEIMGMSEDAQFFEFHHNFYDYKGRNFAHCEMMGAWIDLKTRKLTGLTNDLLEKFSAIEKAEGFKVLTKEDTRRFAKAPRDLV, from the coding sequence ATGTATCTAAAAGAGTTTGAAATTCGCTGGAGCGATGTTGACGCAAACCGGCATTTGGCCAATTCTGCTTATCTGAATTTTATGAGCCACACACGGATGAGTTATTTGACCGAAATCGGTTTTAGCCATCGAACACTACTGGAGAGAGAGATCGGTCCGGTGGTTTTTTACGAACATATGTACTACTTCAAAGAGGCTTTTCCCGGTAAGCCCGTAAAGGTTTCCATGGAAATTATGGGAATGAGCGAAGATGCACAGTTCTTTGAATTCCATCATAATTTTTACGATTATAAGGGAAGGAATTTTGCCCATTGTGAAATGATGGGTGCCTGGATCGACCTGAAGACCCGTAAGCTCACCGGTTTGACCAACGATTTGTTGGAAAAATTCAGTGCTATTGAAAAGGCCGAAGGGTTTAAGGTATTGACCAAAGAGGATACTAGAAGGTTCGCTAAGGCTCCAAGGGATTTGGTTTAG
- a CDS encoding NAD(P)H-dependent flavin oxidoreductase, protein MSAKPSFIDELALPAIAAPMFLISSPKLVVECCKNGIVGTFPALNQRTSEGFEEWLIEIKTELENFEKETGKKPAPYGVNLIVHPTNPRLEADVRLCIKHKVPLVITSLGAVSKVVDAIHSYGGLVFHDIIKKRHAEKAQEAGVDGLILVAAGAGGHAGTTNPMPLVSEIKKFFHKTIILSGCISTGRDIASALQMGADLAYMGTRFINTEESKASPEYKKMIIDAGANDVVYTAAISGVHANFLGASLKAAGLTEEDLKKDRKIDFGKELDTEAKAWKTIWSAGQGSALIDNTLPVSELISQLKSEFKSAIEEQIKVLEKYPK, encoded by the coding sequence ATGAGTGCTAAACCTTCATTTATAGACGAATTGGCGCTGCCAGCCATTGCAGCCCCCATGTTTTTGATATCAAGCCCAAAACTAGTTGTAGAATGTTGTAAAAACGGTATTGTCGGAACATTTCCCGCCCTTAACCAGCGCACTAGCGAGGGTTTTGAAGAGTGGCTTATCGAGATCAAAACCGAACTTGAAAATTTTGAAAAAGAAACCGGTAAGAAGCCAGCGCCCTATGGCGTAAACCTTATTGTACACCCGACCAACCCAAGGCTCGAGGCCGATGTAAGACTCTGCATAAAACATAAAGTCCCCCTGGTCATCACCTCTCTTGGGGCGGTCTCCAAGGTGGTTGATGCCATTCATAGTTATGGCGGACTCGTATTTCACGATATCATCAAAAAACGTCATGCGGAAAAGGCCCAGGAAGCTGGGGTCGATGGCTTGATCCTAGTTGCCGCAGGTGCAGGCGGGCATGCAGGTACGACCAACCCAATGCCATTGGTTTCCGAAATAAAGAAATTTTTTCACAAGACCATCATTCTTTCAGGATGTATCAGTACGGGGCGCGATATTGCCTCTGCACTACAAATGGGCGCCGACTTGGCCTATATGGGCACGCGCTTTATCAATACCGAAGAAAGCAAGGCATCTCCCGAATACAAAAAGATGATCATTGATGCCGGAGCGAATGACGTAGTCTATACGGCTGCCATTTCAGGGGTTCATGCCAATTTTCTAGGGGCAAGCCTAAAAGCGGCGGGACTGACCGAGGAAGACCTTAAAAAGGACAGGAAAATCGATTTTGGGAAAGAGCTCGATACCGAGGCCAAAGCATGGAAGACCATTTGGTCGGCAGGTCAAGGTTCGGCCTTGATCGACAATACGCTTCCGGTTTCAGAGTTGATTTCCCAACTAAAAAGCGAATTCAAATCGGCCATTGAAGAACAAATAAAGGTATTGGAAAAATATCCGAAGTAA
- a CDS encoding arsenate reductase family protein: MKKIYYLSTCDTCKRILKELAPLDGIALQDIKTEAMTPEQVEQMQALAGSYEALFSKRARLYRQLGLHEKQPSESELKDLILKHYTFLKRPVIIVDGQIFVGNSKKTVEEAKVALHH; this comes from the coding sequence ATGAAAAAGATTTACTACCTCTCCACCTGTGACACCTGTAAAAGAATACTCAAGGAATTAGCGCCCTTAGATGGCATTGCCCTTCAAGATATCAAAACGGAGGCCATGACGCCCGAACAGGTAGAACAAATGCAAGCACTTGCCGGAAGCTACGAAGCCTTGTTCAGCAAACGCGCCCGCCTTTACCGACAACTGGGACTACACGAAAAGCAGCCTTCGGAAAGCGAGTTGAAAGATTTGATCCTAAAGCACTATACTTTTCTAAAACGGCCGGTCATCATTGTAGACGGGCAAATTTTTGTGGGGAACAGCAAAAAAACAGTTGAAGAAGCCAAAGTCGCCTTACACCATTGA
- a CDS encoding DUF3298 and DUF4163 domain-containing protein gives MRTQVTYIILLLVFVGCQKENKLTFETLNLDETRCSECPTVEIQIPKALENSKMAKTINTALKEEIIETLNYDDELEASSIKDAVESFSNGYWELKKLYPEEATRWEANIEGKVSYEDNDFLTIELNSYIFTGGAHGYGSQRFLNFDKHKAKELENWQLFQDRKDFEKFAEQKFRDQEHIPQDSPINSTGFMFESDVFHLPENIGFTEEGIRLLYNPYEVASYADGPIVLTLPFSEIKPYLAKNKS, from the coding sequence ATGAGAACCCAAGTTACCTATATCATTTTACTTTTGGTATTTGTCGGCTGCCAAAAAGAAAACAAACTGACCTTTGAGACCTTAAACCTCGATGAGACACGCTGTTCGGAGTGTCCGACGGTTGAAATACAGATTCCAAAAGCCCTTGAGAATTCAAAGATGGCCAAGACGATCAATACCGCCCTGAAAGAAGAAATCATTGAAACCCTAAACTACGACGATGAGCTAGAGGCATCATCGATAAAAGATGCCGTTGAATCTTTTAGCAATGGCTATTGGGAGCTTAAAAAGCTATACCCCGAAGAGGCTACCCGTTGGGAGGCCAATATAGAAGGTAAGGTGTCGTATGAAGACAACGACTTTCTTACCATTGAGCTAAATTCCTATATTTTCACCGGAGGCGCCCACGGTTACGGCTCTCAGCGTTTTTTGAATTTTGACAAGCACAAAGCCAAAGAACTGGAGAACTGGCAACTTTTTCAAGACCGTAAAGATTTTGAAAAGTTCGCCGAACAAAAATTCAGGGACCAAGAACACATCCCCCAAGACAGTCCGATCAATAGTACCGGGTTTATGTTCGAGAGCGATGTATTCCACTTGCCTGAAAACATCGGGTTTACCGAAGAAGGCATAAGGTTGTTATACAACCCTTATGAGGTGGCGTCCTATGCGGATGGCCCCATAGTTCTAACCTTACCATTCTCAGAAATAAAACCGTATTTGGCCAAAAACAAATCGTAA
- the recO gene encoding DNA repair protein RecO: MQLTTKAIVLSSLKYGDTSLIVKAFTVSDGVKPYLLRGVLASKKGKLKSAYFQPLTQLEIVANHRNKGALESIREAKIHYAYQTLHSDISKNAMTMFLSEMLANSIHEEEPNPSLFEFIEVSLQWLDTQVDFANFHIYFLIRLTKYLGFYPDTEQMGASSFDLLEGEFTDTPSLNPILSGENLTYFKTFLGINFDGIHHIKMNKGNRQELLQSLVLFYELHLQGFRKPKSLAILNEVFS; encoded by the coding sequence ATGCAGCTAACCACCAAAGCTATAGTACTTTCTTCGCTTAAATATGGCGACACGAGCTTGATCGTAAAGGCTTTTACGGTTTCCGATGGGGTAAAACCCTATTTGCTGCGAGGGGTTCTGGCATCTAAAAAGGGAAAATTGAAATCGGCCTATTTTCAACCCTTGACCCAGTTGGAGATTGTTGCCAACCATAGAAATAAGGGAGCCCTCGAAAGTATACGGGAGGCGAAGATACATTATGCGTACCAGACGCTGCATTCCGATATCTCAAAAAATGCCATGACCATGTTTCTCTCTGAAATGTTGGCCAACAGCATTCACGAGGAAGAGCCCAACCCTTCGCTTTTCGAGTTTATAGAGGTAAGCTTGCAATGGCTTGATACACAGGTTGATTTTGCTAATTTCCATATTTACTTTTTGATTCGGCTTACCAAATATTTGGGCTTTTACCCAGATACCGAACAGATGGGCGCAAGTAGTTTTGATTTGCTCGAAGGGGAGTTTACCGATACGCCATCGTTGAACCCTATTCTTAGTGGGGAAAATCTTACCTACTTTAAAACCTTCTTGGGCATAAATTTTGATGGGATACATCATATCAAAATGAATAAAGGCAACCGTCAAGAACTTTTACAATCGCTTGTGCTGTTTTACGAGTTGCATTTACAGGGGTTTAGAAAACCAAAATCCCTGGCCATCTTAAACGAAGTATTCAGCTAG
- a CDS encoding DinB family protein: protein MEKIFDVTLENRKRLYKILTETPKEQLLEIPKGFNNNVWWNIAHTVITTQILVYKLGKLQMRVPGELVEKFMKGTKPDGTATEEEMKLIADFLISTVEWAKEDYEAGLFQDYTTYTTSAGVTLTSAEDALTFNLYHEGLHAAAIIALLKVVGK, encoded by the coding sequence GTGGAGAAAATTTTTGATGTTACTCTAGAGAACAGAAAACGTCTTTATAAGATACTTACCGAAACCCCTAAGGAGCAACTGCTTGAAATACCCAAGGGTTTCAACAATAACGTTTGGTGGAATATTGCCCATACCGTAATCACTACACAAATATTGGTATACAAATTGGGTAAGCTTCAAATGCGGGTTCCCGGTGAGCTTGTTGAAAAGTTTATGAAGGGCACCAAGCCTGACGGAACTGCCACCGAGGAAGAAATGAAGCTTATTGCCGATTTCTTGATCTCTACGGTAGAATGGGCCAAGGAAGACTACGAGGCAGGTCTTTTTCAAGACTACACTACCTATACTACCAGTGCGGGGGTTACCTTAACATCGGCTGAAGATGCACTTACCTTTAACTTGTATCACGAAGGATTGCATGCCGCTGCCATTATCGCCTTGCTCAAAGTGGTAGGAAAGTAA
- the gdhA gene encoding NADP-specific glutamate dehydrogenase → MDSKIKDFMDEVKKRNGHEPEFIQAVQEVAETVIPYIAENEIYKGKNILTRMVEPERLISFRVAWVDDEGVIHVNRGYRVQMNSAIGPYKGGLRFHPSVNASILKFLAFEQVFKNSLTTLPMGGGKGGSDFDPKGKSDDEVMRFCHAFMTELCRHIGPNTDVPAGDIGVGAREIGFLFGMYKKIRNEFTGVLTGKGLSWGGSRIRPEATGYGTVYFAESMLNTKNESFEGKTVVISGSGNVAQYAAEKVLQLGGKVVTLSDSAGYIYDPEGIDVEKLDYVMDLKNNKRGRISEYVEKYSGAQYHKGKTPWNVKCDIALPCATQNELTKHDAEALLKNGCICVVEGANMPCNADAVHKFHEAKILFAPGKASNAGGVATSGLEMSQNSLRISWTREEVDERLRDIMKEIHDSCIKYGKEDDGYCNYVKGANIAGFVKVADAMLAQGVI, encoded by the coding sequence ATGGATTCAAAAATTAAAGACTTCATGGATGAAGTCAAAAAGCGAAACGGACATGAGCCCGAGTTCATTCAAGCGGTGCAAGAGGTTGCTGAGACGGTAATCCCATACATTGCGGAAAATGAAATATACAAGGGCAAAAATATCTTGACCCGAATGGTAGAGCCCGAAAGGCTGATATCGTTTAGGGTGGCATGGGTAGACGATGAAGGTGTTATCCATGTGAACAGGGGATATCGCGTTCAGATGAACTCAGCCATTGGTCCATATAAAGGAGGTTTGCGTTTTCATCCTTCCGTAAATGCCAGTATCTTAAAATTCCTAGCTTTCGAACAGGTGTTCAAGAACAGTCTTACGACCTTGCCTATGGGCGGTGGTAAAGGAGGCTCCGATTTTGACCCGAAGGGCAAGTCAGACGATGAGGTTATGCGCTTTTGCCATGCGTTTATGACGGAGCTTTGCCGTCATATCGGCCCGAATACCGATGTGCCTGCGGGAGATATCGGTGTTGGCGCCCGTGAAATCGGGTTCTTGTTCGGTATGTACAAGAAAATTAGAAATGAGTTTACCGGGGTATTGACGGGAAAGGGACTCTCATGGGGAGGCTCTAGGATCCGTCCGGAAGCTACAGGGTATGGAACCGTATATTTTGCAGAAAGTATGCTCAACACCAAAAATGAAAGTTTTGAAGGTAAAACCGTGGTTATTTCGGGATCCGGTAACGTGGCGCAATACGCGGCGGAAAAAGTGTTGCAGCTAGGCGGTAAGGTGGTTACACTTTCCGATTCTGCCGGGTATATCTACGATCCAGAAGGTATCGATGTCGAGAAATTGGACTATGTAATGGATCTTAAGAACAATAAACGCGGTAGGATTTCGGAATATGTGGAAAAATACAGTGGGGCGCAGTATCATAAGGGTAAGACGCCTTGGAACGTAAAATGTGATATAGCCCTTCCTTGTGCTACCCAGAACGAGTTAACAAAGCACGATGCGGAAGCTTTGTTGAAAAACGGTTGTATCTGCGTGGTCGAGGGAGCCAATATGCCGTGTAATGCGGATGCCGTGCATAAATTCCACGAAGCCAAAATTTTGTTCGCACCAGGCAAGGCTTCTAATGCCGGGGGCGTGGCAACCTCAGGTCTGGAAATGTCGCAAAACTCATTGCGTATCAGCTGGACAAGGGAAGAGGTCGATGAACGACTCCGTGATATCATGAAGGAAATTCACGATTCTTGCATCAAATACGGTAAAGAAGACGATGGCTACTGTAACTATGTAAAAGGCGCGAACATCGCTGGTTTTGTAAAAGTTGCCGATGCCATGTTGGCCCAAGGGGTGATTTAA